A genomic region of Dreissena polymorpha isolate Duluth1 chromosome 4, UMN_Dpol_1.0, whole genome shotgun sequence contains the following coding sequences:
- the LOC127880269 gene encoding uncharacterized protein LOC127880269, giving the protein MPRKNKRKVVFSSRKYRWKRQKIEISTDEEITPDFTLYIDTDEVPKFSSMFVQQFNHDHDYCLNDESFDIYAASLNMTDDQDKVQITGLSTLMRDPVHSQITGFMEDPVHAQITGLMEDPVHVQIKSLMEDPGPNFTVKMSLDNIEECHSELDNVHAQMTGLTDDLGPYITVKKTLESIEECDIQEVEVNNCVDFSHLQNEVVANISQEFMVYKARSKLILVQMYLNGDAVCVKHSIELNADFTCNIFVHRKPVPRSHSIWKNMPLLFDRDSSIMKLCKRILEYKICIGNPDKEFVELLPVGGGFINNFDKSVVAYREEDFNASFEDIVTYVYNSTIRSTSCELLIPKSKKIRCPKCAKYRWSIQKRKFRLENSMKSNRKYIHTNYKHSDMTKENILQKIQEQKDEIELLESELCKLSKEHSCLISTNVCET; this is encoded by the coding sequence ATGCCAAGGAAAAATAAGAGGAAAGTTGTGTTTAGTTCCAGGAAATACAGATGGAAAAGACAAAAAATTGAAATCAGCACAGATGAAGAAATCACCCCGGATTTTACTTTATATATTGATACTGATGAAGTTCCCAAGTTCAGTTCTATGTTTGTCCAACAATTTAATCATGATCATGACTACTGTCTTAATGATGAAAGTTTCGACATTTATGCTGCATCACTAAATATGACAGATGATCAAGACAAAGTACAGATTACAGGTTTGTCAACTTTGATGAGAGATCCAGTGCATTCACAGATTACAGGTTTCATGGAAGATCCGGTGCATGCACAGATTACAGGTTTGATGGAAGATCCGGTgcatgtacaaattaaaagtttaatgGAAGATCCGGGTCCAAATTTTACTGTTAAAATGTCCCTGGACAACATTGAGGAATGTCATAGTGAGCTAGACAACGTACATGCACAGATGACAGGTTTAACCGATGACCTGGGTCCATACATTACTGTTAAAAAGACTCTGGAAAGTATTGAGGAATGTGATATTCAGGAGGTGGAGGTAAATAATTGTGTTGACTTTTCACATCTACAGAATGAAGTTGTGGCAAATATCAGTCAGGAATTCATGGTTTATAAAGCCAGGAGCAAACTTATATTGGTGCAGATGTACTTGAATGGAGATGCTGTCTGCGTAAAACACTCCATAGAGCTTAATGCTGACTTCACGTGCAATATATTTGTACACAGAAAACCAGTGCCTCGTAGTCATTCAATTTGGAAAAACATGCCTTTGTTGTTTGACAGAGATTCCTCAATAATGAAACTTTGTAAAAGGATTTTGGAATATAAAATTTGTATAGGAAATCCCGATAAGGAATTTGTTGAATTACTGCCAGTTGGAGGAGGATTTATAAATAACTTTGACAAGAGTGTGGTTGCGTATCGAGAGGAAGACTTTAACGCTTCGTTTGAAGATATTGTAACTTATGTTTACAACTCTACTATACGATCAACAAGCTGTGAACTATTGATACCCAAATCCAAAAAAATAAGATGCCCTAAGTGTGCAAAATACAGATGGTCAATTCAAAAAAGAAAGTTCAGGCTAGAAAATAGTATGAAGTCAAATAGAAAATACATTCATACGAATTACAAACACTCTGATATGACAAAAGAAAACATTCTTCAAAAGATTCAGGAACAAAAAGATGAAATAGAATTGTTAGAATCAGAACTCTGCAAGCTGAGCAAAGAGCATTCCTGCTTGATCAGCACCAATGTCTGTGAAACCTGA